A segment of the Juglans regia cultivar Chandler chromosome 15, Walnut 2.0, whole genome shotgun sequence genome:
GAAGGAGCCAATTTATAATGTTGATAGTGACGAACTTGAGGCTGAAAGTGAAGACGTTCAATGTGATGTGAATGAAGATAGTGTCAATGTTGAAGATAGAGTGAATGTGATTCCCTCTTCAAGTAGTGGTCCGTTAGAGCCATTCATTGGTATGGTTTTTGAGGAGGTCGAAGATGCCCAAGCATTTTACAAGGCATATGCAAGGCGACAAGGATTCGCAATCCGGACGAATCATACTCGATTGTCGAAAGATGATAAAACTCTTTGTGCAGTAGATTATGTTTGCACGAGGGAAAGATTTTGACGAGTGAGTCGGAAAGACACAGATCGAATAGTCCCTGAACCCGCTGAGACAAAGATTGGATGTAAGGCAATAATGGGaataaagaaagatggtgaaaagTGGATAGTCACCAAATTTGTAGTTGGACATAATCATATTCTGCTTAGACCGAGAAGTACTAGTTTCCTTCGTGGACATAGGGGAGTTACTAAAGTCCAAAAAAAACTCATTATGACTTTGAATGAGTCTGGCGTACCGACAAGGAAGATAATGTCGATGTTGAGTAAAGATTCAGGTGGTGAATTTAATGTCGGTTGTATTGGTAAGGATGTAGAAAATTACTTGAGaa
Coding sequences within it:
- the LOC118344696 gene encoding protein FAR1-RELATED SEQUENCE 12-like, which translates into the protein MADSSDVFVAQEPIYNVDSDELEAESEDVQCDVNEDSVNVEDRVNVIPSSSSGPLEPFIGMVFEEVEDAQAFYKAYARRQGFAIRTNHTRLSKDDKTLCAVDYVCTRERF